From the genome of Deltaproteobacteria bacterium IMCC39524:
TCAGCAAACTGGCGGAGAATCTTTCCGGACAAAACATCATCAGCATCAAGGTGGTTGGTCACACTGACAATGTGCCGATCGGCAAGCACAGCCAGCATATCCATGCCGACAACCAAGCGCTCTCGGAAGCGAGGGCCAAACGTGCCGCAGAATATCTCTCCGACCAGCTGAAAGTTTCTGAGGCCGTCGTTGAAACCGCAGGCAGGAGCCAGGATGAACCTGTGGCCGACAACCTCACAGCTGAGGGCCGGACCAACAACCGTCGTGCCGAGTTGCAGGTTCATTCCATCAAGGAAGAACGTTCTGCCAGTCTGGAGCCGGTCAAGACGGAGAGTGGTCGACAGTCTGTCGAAACCAGGGGGCTGGCCCCGACAGGTTCGGGCAACGCTGGCATACCAGCGCCACCGATGAAGCCTGAGACCATGCCGGCCCTCGACAAGGAGTGGTTATCCACTGCAGAACCGGGCCTGGCTTGGATCTGGCCAACAAAAGGTCATTACCCGGATATCGGCACCACCAAGGTGGCGATCAAGCACGATCCTAAACAAAAGCTCCAACTGCGCAAGGATGGCCAAGACGTTCATCCATTGACCTTCGAGGGCATTCAGGTCCGCGATGATGGCAAGGTCGCGATCAGCCTGTGGCGCGGCCTCGGCCTCGATGACGGCGACAACCAGTTTGAAGTCATTGTACAGGACGCCGCAGGCAAGCCGGTCGAGCGAATCTCCCGCAACATCCACCTCTCTACGGAGCCGACCACCATCGAAGTCGTTGATCAGTACACCCACCTGATCGCCGACGGCGTCACCAAGCCACGCCTGGCTATCCGCTTACGGGATCAAGACGGTCACCCCGTACGCACTGGCAGTACAGGAGAATTTCAGGTACACCCGCCATTCTATACCGATCGTTTTGATACCGAACTGGAGCGCGAAGATGACAGCCTCAGCTCGCAGAAGCCGAAATATTTCGTCGGTCGCGATGGCATCGCCCTGTTGACACTTGAGCCGACCACCACAACCAGCGAAGCTATCTTCTCGGTCAAACTGCCTGAAAGTGAAGAAGAACTGCGTGTTTGGGTCCGCCCACACATGCGCGACTGGATCCTGGTCGGTTTTGCCGAGGGCACCGCTGGCTACAATACCTTCTCCGGCAACCAGGTCAGCCTCGACGAAGCGGGAATTGACGAGCACTTCTACGATGACGGTCAGGTGAAGTTCTTCGCCAAGGGCGCGATCAAGGGCGAGTGGCTCTTGACCATGGCCTACGATTCCGACAAACCGAATCGTGATGGTGACAGCCTGTACCAGATCATTGACCCGGATACTTACTACCCACTCTACGGCGACGGAACCAGGCAGGGTTATGAAGCTTCAAGCGCGCACGGTATTTATCTCAAGATCGAACGTGAGCAGTTCTACGCCCTCTTTGGCGACATGAGCACAGGGCTCAGCCAAACAGAACTGTCCCGCTACAACCGCACCATGAGTGGATTCAAGTCCGAGATGCAGGCGAATAATTTTAGCTACACGCTCTTTGCTGCTGACACCAAGCAGGCTTTCGCTAAGGATGAGATTCAAGGCGACGGCACTTCAGGTCGTTACTACCTCTCAGAACAAGATATCGTCATAAATTCTGAGACGGTGACCATCGAGACCCGCGATCGCTTCCACAGTGAACAGATAATCGAGTTACAAACTCTGGCTCGTCACACCGATTATGATATCGATTATGACGATGGCAGCCTCTTCTTCAAGAGCCCGATAGCGAGCAAGGATCAGAGCTTTAACCCGAACTTTATTGTTGTCCGCTACGAGACCCTAGATTCTGCTGATGAGAACTTTAACTACGGTGGCCGTGCCGCAGTCAAACTGCTCAACAAGAAAATTGAGGTCGGAGCAACCTATATCCATGAGGATAAAGGCTCTGGTGACGGCGACCTTTACGGCACTGATGTCACGGTCGAACTGAGCCCGCAGACCACTTTGCATGCCGAGATGGCCGCAACCGAAACTCAAAATTACGACCTTGACCGCGATGGTCAATCTTACCTTGCAGAAGTCAGACACAGCTCGAACCGCATCACAGGAAACACCTACTACCGTGAACAGCAGGGGTCCTTTGGCCTTGGTCAGCAGAATGACAGTGAAACCAGCACCCGCAAATACGGCGTAGATGGCTCTTACCAACTCTCTCCGCAAGTATCAGTGTCTGGTCAGGCCTACCATGAAGACAACCTCTCAACAGATGCTAAACGAGACGTCGCCGAATTCGGGAGCCGTTATGATAGAGATCGTTTCGGCGTACACACGGGCCTACGTGGAGCCCGTGATAAGTTTGAGGATGGTGAAACTCAACAGAGTAACCAATGGTTGATAGGTGGTAACTGGATGACCGCAGATCGCAAGTTGAATCTGCGAAGTGATTACGAGCAGTCGCTCGGTAATAACAACGAGAATAGCGACTTCCCGACCCTGCTTACCCTTGGTGCGGATTACAAACTTACCGAGAAGATCAGCCTTTTTGCCGAGCAGGAATTTTCCTGGGGAGACGAGGCGAACACAGACGGAACACGTGCCGGATTCAAGTCGACCCCCTGGAAGGGTGGCGACCTGCGTACGGCAGTGGAACAACAGACCAACGAGAATGGCCAAAGGGTCTTTGCCATCTTTGGTCTCGGGCAGAGTTGGCAGGTGAATGAACGGTGGGGTTTTGATGCCAGCCTCGATCGCGGTTACACGATCAAGACGCCGGACTCCGAGAGAGTCAACAACAATGTACCACCCGCCCATGGTGCAGACGACGATTTCACCTCAGTGTCGGTCGGCTCAACCTATCGCAAGGCAAAGTGGACCTGGTGGAACCGTCTCGAAACCCGTCAGGCGCAGAGCGAAGACAAGTACGGCATCAGCACCAGTGTTGTCGGCGAGCCTAAAGACGGCGTGGCTGTCTCAGCCAAGGCCCTTGCCTTTATTTCTAAAGTCTCTGGAGGCGCACGCCATACCGATGGCAACATCAGACTGGGAGCCGCGTATCGGCCTTCCTCGAGCCGCTGGATTCTCCTCAACAGGCTCGACTTCTACTTCGACAAAATGGACGACAGCGACAGTGATTACGACAACTGGCGTATCGTCAACAATCTACACGCTAACTTCCGACTTAACCGCAAACTACAGATGTCCTTCTACTATGGTTTAAAATACGTGCGCGACAGCTATAACGGCAGAAGCTACAGCGGCTACACTGACCTGATCGCATTCGAAACTCGATACAATATCAACAAGCGATGGGACATTGGTCTGCACGGCAGCATGCTTCACTCATGGAACAGCAACCAGTATGACTACAGTCTGGGGGCAGATGTTGGCTACTCGCCGATCACCAACACCTGGGTCAGCCTAGGCTACAATCTTGTTGGTTTTGAAGATGAAGACTTCTCGGCAGCGCACTACACCGCCCAGGGAGCGTATATGCGTTTCCGGGCCAAGTATGACCAACAGTCGGTCAAGGACGCAGCAAAGTGGATCAATAGATAGTCAGGCTCGGAAGAGTTAATACTGCAAACAAAGCAAAGGCCAAATGCGAAATGCATTTGGCCTTTGCTTTTATTCTTTTCGCTTTAAACGTCCTGGACATTTAAAGGTTTACAGCCTTGTCTTTAAGATAAGAAGCAACACCGTCCTTATCTGCCTTCATCCCATCATCACCCTTGTTCCAACCAGCGGGGCAGACTTCACCATACTTTTCAGTAAACTGCAGAGCATCAATCATGCGCAGCATCTCATCGACGTTACGACCAAGCGGTAGATCATTGACAACCTGGTGATGGACTTTTCCTTCCTTGTCGATCAAAAAGGAACCACGATAAGCGACCCCGGCGTCCGTAAATTCGACATCATAGGCCCGGCATATCTCGTGCTTGATGTCGGCAACCAAAGGATAATTAACCTCGCCGATACCACCCTCATCAACCGGAGTGTTGCGCCAGGCTACGTGTGTGAACTGTGAGTCGATTGAGCAACCGATGACCTGCACGTCACGGTCTTCAAACTCTTTGATTCTCTTACTGAAAGCAATCAATTCTGTCGGACAGACAAAAGTAAAATCAAGCGGATAAAAGAACAAAACAACATATTTCCCCGCGTAATCAGAAAGAGAGAAATCGGCTTTTATCGAACCATCAGCCAGAACAGCTGCTGCTGTAAAATCAGGGGCTTGTTTTCCCACAAGAACACTCATCAGTTTATCTCCTTAGGTTATTGAATTATTGGCAAACATCAATTTGGGGATTATTTTACTCGGACTGTGCAAACAGTCAAGACAATTCTGACCAATCTGGTCATTTATGCAAAAAAGAAAAAAACTGGCTTCATAGACAACCAGTTTGGCATCTACTTACAGGGTTGGAACAGTTCCTGTGTTTTTCCAGTCCGACTATTTCTTCTTACTGCGGGGGTGAGCCTTATCGTAGACAGACATCAGTTGATCGACGCTGACCTGGGTATATTTTTGCGTGGTTGAAAGAGAAGCGTGACCCAGCAACTCCTGTATGGCGCGAAGATCTGCTCCGCCATCCAGAAGGTGCGTGGCAAAAGAATGTCGCAAAGCGTGTGGGCTGATGTCTTTAATGACACCTGCTTTGATCAGGCGGGTTTTCAGGTTGCGCTGAACACTACGCGGCGTCAATCGACCTCCCCGTGCATTGAGGAACAGCGGCTCCTCCGTGTCGGGCATGTTTCGCGCTTCAAGGTAAGCCAGCAGAGCCTCATGAGATTTACGGCCGATCGGCACGATCCGTTCCTTGCGACCTTTACCCAGCACACGCACAAGCTTCTCGCGCAAATCAAGAGCTCCGATATCCAGGCCGGTCAACTCACTGACACGTAAGCCACTTGAGTAAAAGAGTTCAACAATGGCCCGGTCACGCAAATCCAGAAGCGTATTGCCATAACCACGCTCCATCAGAGCCGTGGCTTCATCGACCGAGAGGGTTTTTGGCAGATAACGATTCAACTTGGGAGACGACAAACCTTCGGCAGGATTGCTGGCCAGACGTCCCTCACGGACCAGATAACGAAAAAAAGTTCGCAAGGTGGAAAGTTTCCTGGCGATCGAAGTCCGCTGGTTGCGTTTATGCAACTCAGCGAGATAGCGCCGCAAGAGGAAGCTATCGAGCCGGGCCAGAGATTGCAGATCAGAGCCACCATGCTCTTCTAGAAAAACACGAAACTCGCCAAGATCACGCAAGTAAGCAGCTCTTGTATGGGGCGAGAGGTTTCTTTCATCAGATATATATGTGGTGAAACTGTCTATCAGCTTTTGCATCGGTGGATACACCCTTTTTCCTGTCAGAATACAACAGTGGTGTTCAGAAAAAAAGCTGTAAGGACAATCCTCTCTAAAGTTAACAGGCTTACAGCCCTTGAGCTTAATACTTAATAGCTATATCCATATTGACGGTCCTATATCCGCGTGAGATAATCTTTTCACCATGACAATATTACTCTCTCTACTGCTCTATTTGATGAAGACAACTATCTGCGTGGTGGCCCTGACGGTTCTGCTGAGTTATACCGTTGCCTGGTATGAGCGCGCGAACTCAAGCCCAGCGCTGATTGACCGACGCTTTACAACGCGCGGAATCGGTATCGCATTCTGGTTGCTCATTCAGGAGACAGGCTGTCTGCTACTGACGATCCTGCTTCGGCCTCTCGGTTGGCGACAACCACAAATTCCCGATTCGAAAGATTCTGAGAAACCGCCTGTCATTCTCCTGCATGGTCTGTTTCAGAACCGTAGTTGTCTTCTCTGGCTGCAACACCGGCTAAAAGCGGCCGGATATCAGCAGGTCATCAGCATTAATACGCCCCCATGGCGCGACATAGAGGCTTTGTCAGAGCAGTTGGCAAAAAAGGTCGATGAACTTCGCATCCACCTTAAAGTCGAAAAAGTCATCCTGATCGGCCACTCAATGGGAGGGCTGATCGCACGCAACTACGTACAGAGCCGTGGCGGCTCTGCTCATGTACAAGCGATGGTGACTCTCGGTTCACCTCATCACGGTTCGAAGCTGGCCCCTTTTGCTCTCTCGACGATGGGAAAGAGCCTCTTGCCCGGATGCGAGTTCCTCACTAGGTTCAACAGCGTCCCATGGCCCGAGGCAACGCCTGCGACTTCGATTTTTACCCGCTACGACAATATTGTCCTCCCCGTGGAATCAGCCAAAATGGAGGGTGCCCGTCATTTTGAACTCGATGGCATGGGGCATACCGCCCTGCTCTTCCACCCCCGTGCGTTACAAACGGTTATCGAAGCTTTGAGCAGCAAAGCTTAATGAAAACCCTTCAGGTAAGAAGCAACCGGCAGGTTGAGATGATCGACATCTCGGCGGACGTTTGTAAAGTCATACGCGAGACCGGAGTGACTGAGGGTCTGGCCGTTATCTTCACTCACCATACAACCGCAGCTATCACAATCAACGAAAATGCCGACCCGGCGGTTTGCCACGATCTGGTGATGGCGATCAATAAGATCGTGCCGATGCAGGATGCTTATCGTCACCTCGAAGGCAACAGCGCCGCTCACCTGAAAAGCAGCCTTTTTGGTGCCAGTGAAACCTTGATCATCAATAACGGCGAACTACGGCTCGGCACCTGGCAGGGGATTTACTTCTGTGAATTCGATGGGCCCCGTCAACGCCAGGTACAGATCCAGGTTATCAGCCAATGAGCCATTCCGTCTCACTGCAAGCCTTAACCGATTATGACCCCGCTCGAGTGCAGGACGCGCTACATCTTCTCCTTGAACCACTAGGGGGCATTTCCAGCTTTATCAAATCCGGCCAGAAGGTCCTTTTAAAGCCCAACATGTTGGCCGGCAAGACCCCTGAGAAAGCCGTCACCACTCATCCGGAAATCGTACGCCAGGTCATCCTTATGGCCCAGAGTGCCGGTGGGCATATCAGCGTAGGAGACTCGCCCGGGTTGGGCAAACCGGAGAACGTCGCCCGCAAATGCGGCATAATGGACGTGATTGAGGAGACCGGAGTTCATTTCGCACCCTTTGAGGAATCCGTTCCGATCACTCTAAAAACAGGGACCTTCCATCATTTGGAAGTAGCCAGAGAAGCCCTGGAAACCGACGTTATCATCAACCTGCCCAAACTCAAGACTCACCAGATGATGGGTTATACCGGAGCGGTCAAAAACCTTTTCGGGCTCGTAGTCGGCATGCGCAAAGTCCGGTTGCATCTTCAAGCGGGGACCGACAAAGCGTTCTTTGCCCTGATGCTGCTTGAGCTAGCGGAACGCTTCCAGCCGGCCCTTTCGATCATGGACGCGGTTATCGCCATGGAAGGTAATGGCCCAGGTAACGGCGACCCAGTTCAGCTAGGGGCTTTGCTCGCATCAACAACACCCATTGCTCTCGACACTATCGCGACCGCCATGGTTAACCTTCCGGAGCAAAGAGTCTGGACCCAACGCGTTGCCAGAGAATCAGGACGTGAGGGCGTCTCGATTAACGAGATCATTCTTCAGGGCGCAGATTTGTCCTCGCTGGCAACAACCAACTTCCTTGCAGCGAAGAATTCCGATGTCAACTTCGGGTTGCCGACCCCCGTCAAAAACCTGCTCAAAAATGCCATCACCGCACAACCCGGCATCACCGGTGATTGCAAAAAGTGCGGACATTGTGTCACCCATTGTCCTCCAGAGGCCGTGAGTATTGATGAGCGTGGTGTCCAGATTGACTATGGTCGATGTATTCGTTGTTTCTGTTGCCAGGAACTTTGTCCTCATGGCGCAATTGTCACCCAGCAAGGTGTCCTGTTGCGGTTAGCAGAATTTATTCAGGGGCAGAGAGGCAACAACGATAAGACCCGGTAAATAAGGCAATTGACGCAGACGTATTGACTCGCCTTGGACTTTTCTACGAATCACTTCAACAAACAGCCACCTCCATTCGTCTCTACATAAACAGGCAATTAAAATTTCAAAAAACAAGAAACAGTGTTTTAAAAAACAAAAAAATAGTATATATTGTCATTATATAATTCTTCGAATACCCTGTTTTTACTGAAAAGGAATAATAATATGCTGTTTGTCTGGGATGAAGATTACCGAACAGGCATCGATGAGATCGACCGTGACCACAAGGGCTTGGTCAACTTGATCAATGACCTTTATGAAGCAATGCAGGACGGAAGCGGTGGCGCCCTGCTTCTGCCAATATTTTCAGCGCTGAAGCGTTACACGGAGGATCACTTCGTTAAAGAAGAACGTTACATGATTGAGTGCGGAGCCCCGGATCAGAGCAAGCATTTCCAGGAACATAAACGCATGGCGGAAACCCTTGCCGACCTGGAAAGCAGACACCGCCATGGAGAAGCCGCAATTTCCCTGCAAACACTGACCTTCTTGCGGGACTGGCTAAAAAACCACATCTGCGTCGTAGACCAGGCGATGGCGGCCAAGATCAAAAAACAAGCAGAAAGGCTGGACACATAAGTCTTCGGGTTGCACACTGAAGGCTCATCTCACAAAGACAACGGGGGCATCTCACCAAGAGATGCCCCCGTTATTTTTACTATGGTCGGCAAAAGCCACCATGACAGCCTACTCCTCGTACACTAGCACGCGAATCAGGCCACAGGTATTTCCTGCTTCGACCGTCGTTGAGTCACTCACAGACAGGACTCTGGTAATGTTGTTTTCACTGACAAACCGGTTCACTCGTTCATCCAGTTCACCAAGCTCACGTTGCGCCCTGAAGGGCTGCAAAGGTTCGCCGAAGGTTTTGACTTTGATCATGGAGGCCTCCTCCGGCGGTCTGGTCATCAGACCTGGACCACCTCTTTAACCTCAGGAAGCTTGTCCCTGAGAGTTCTCTCGATACCCATCTTCAGAGTCATGGTTGACATGGGGCAGGAGCCACATGCGCCGGTCAGCCTGACGCTGACGATACCGTCGTCGGTAACATCAACCAGTTCAACATCGCCACCATCGGCCTGCAACGCAGGACGAACCAGCTCAAGGACTTCCTGGACCTTTTCTTTCATCGAATTATCTCCTTAATCTCTTATTGTTAGTTAGCAGCAAACCTGCTTTGTTCGCTTCCGTTAACCCGGAACAGCACCAGTTTAACAGAAAGACGAATATATTTCATAGCCAGGGGGATTTTATGCCCTATCGACAGCCTCTGACTCTCTCAACCGAAAGGGATCGCACCGATTGCGCGGCTACAGGACAGCTCCGGGGAGCCAACATTCTTTCCCTGAACAAGGACCTTGAAAGTTTCTCCCATCCCCGCCTCCGGCATAATCAGATTTTTCAAAGTAAGGCGCAAGGCGCGTGCTTCCTTTTCATCCGACGCGGCCGCTTCGAGCTTGACCAATTCTTCAAAAAACCCAAGTGCCAGCAAGAAACGATACTGTTCACCAAACCAGAGTGTTTCCAAACCCACCTCGCAACCGGCTTTCTGCAAGGCGGTAAAATCAACGTGCGCGGTGATATCTTTCTCACCCACACGATCATAGGGGTTATCGTCAGCCTGGTGTCGATGGTAACACATCAAGGTTCCGGCCCTTCGATAAGGGGCATAGAGTTCTTCGACCGGATAACCATAGTCTATCGTTATCGCAAAGCCTTTTTCAATCCGCTTGCCAACATGTCGCATCCACGCAGGAGCGGCCAGGTTGGCTTCAGCACGATTCCCTTCCACAGGAGACGAGCCGAGCCAGCTAAAATATTCACCCAACTCAGGCCCTGCGGGCTCACGCAATTCTTCTACGAAAGCATCATCGCGGGTGGTGACAAAAACTTCCTGAAGCTGTCCATCGTGTTTCTCGACAAGTTGCACGGGGAAGGCATCAACCAGCTCATTGGACAGGAAGCAACCTGAAGCTATTGACCAATCATCAGTAGAGCACCAGGCAACTCGATCAATATGTTTTTCAAGATTCTCACTTTGCCGTTGACGATTGTCCTGACTGACCTCAACAAGAGTGTATTGCAACTGTGAATAAAGCTCTGGAGCTTCCTCTGCGATCGCATCGAGAATATCCTGGGCCAGATGTCCTTCTCCAGCCCCCTGCTCGACCACCTGAAAAGCTCCACCACCAAGCAAGGTGAACATCTGCATCAACTGCCGAGCAACAAGGCGGCCGAAGAGGGCATTGACACTACTGGAGGTAAAAAAGTCACCGGACTTGCCAATCCGGTCGCGTGGGGCCATGTAATAACCATATTCAGGGTGATAAAGGGCCTGCTCCATAAAGGCTGCAAAGCGGACTCCATCGGAGCTCTTAAGCTGCTGTAGCAGCAAAGCGGACAGGGGCGTAGGGTTTTCTTGTGGGGGAACTTGCGAGGTCATAAAGATTCGTATCTCCTGCAACTTATCAGAGGCCAGGAACCGACATTCCTTTAAAATCGAGCCGGCAGTTTAACGCAGCCAATACTGGAGTACAAGAGTCGATTACAAGATGGAAACGAGCACGGGCCTGGCCGAAAGAAGAGCGCCTGGATCGTTTGTGAATAGTCCGGAGACACCCATCCTCAACATGCTTCTGGCTTGTTCAGGCCGATCAACGGTCCACACCGAAACAGGCAGGCCCAGGTTTCTACACGCAGACATCATTCTGCGGCAAACCAGGTTGTCCGCAGGATGGAATGCACAAGCAGAGATTTCGTTGGCAAACCGAACCGCCTGCCTCCAGTTGCCGGCTTCAAAAAGGACCGCCAGCGGCAGTGCTTCATCGAGCGAGCGCAAACCTCTCAACAAGTCGTAATCAAAGGAGGATATTATAAATTCAGCATCAGGGTGCTGGCGCAGCAACGACAGCACTTCGACTCCGGTTGAAAACTCTTTCAGCTCAAGGTTCAGGCTGAGCTTTCCAGTAAACGCTGACAGAACTTCTGCAAGGGTCGGTAGCGGCGCCCTTATAAACTCGGGGGAGAACCAACCACCGGCATCGAGCTTCTGCAACTGCTCCAGACTCGCATCCGCAACAAGCCCCTGGCCATCAGTGGTCCTCTCCAGAGATTCGTCGTGGATCACGACAGGGATACCATCTCGAGAGAGATGGATATCAAGTTCAAGACCGTCAGCTCCGAGTTCAACCGCAGCAGAAAACGCTGCCATGGTGTTTTCCGGAGCAAATTTTGAAGCGCCACGATGAGCCCAGATGAAAGGACGTTGCATACCTGTTAGACTTTCTTTTCAACGCATAGAAATAAACGGGTAAGAGGCGACAAGGAAAAGATGCGATTTGACCTGTTAATGATTGTCATAGGCTTGTTATTGCTGGTGGCGATGACTCTTACATTGCTTTTCGGTCGCGAGTATAGTCGTCACGGCTATGGCACCTTTCTTTCAAACAGTAAAGAATGCCCTTCTATAACGGCCTGATTATTCCTTTTGACTTTCCCCGTGCCACACTCCTCGACCCTCGCTCCCCCTAAGGGCCACCCTGCAAAACAGGAAGCCCTTTTTGGGCCCAGGCATAAATTCCACCGGACAGGTTGTAAATCTCAGGGTAGCCCTGTCGAGCCAGATAATTAACGACCTGGGCGCTACGTGAACCAACGGCACAGTAGACCAGAACCGGACGATCTTTGGGGACCTCTGCGAGGCGCTTCACAAACTGATCAATCGGGATCAAACGTGCCCCATCGAGCCGTGCCTGCTGGTATTCGCCAAAAGTGCGGACATCAAGGAGGAAAAGATCACCACGCTGGCCAACCATTGCATAGGCCTCCTGAGAAGACAGATTGCGGGCAACAGCGGCGTTGGCATAAACCGGGAGTAGTATCAGCAGTAAAACAAAGGAGAAAACAAACTTACATCTCATAACCAGACCTCTTTTAGTAGATTCACAATACTTTAACATTGTCATTATAACTGAAAACGGCAATCGATGACGACAAGCAACTCAACCAGAAACGAGCCGCCTTAGTCTCCAATAGCAGCGGCTTACTATATTCAAAAAACAATATTAATACACCCAAAAAAAATTGTCTTTCCCTATGAAAAATGTCATCATGACTGCCGCTGTCAAACAGCAAGAGCATTTCATACAAGATCCTTACAGAATGAGCCAAAACGCAGCGCTCGCAACAAGTCTCTGTCGCGACCGCAAAACCCCGGGAGAATGCCGATGGATCGTAACCTAGCACTTGAGCTGATCAGAGTCACTGAAGCAGCAGCCCTTTCATGCGGCCGCTGGGTTGGCAAAGGCGACAAAATGGCAGCAGATGACGCAGCCACAACAGCGATGCGCAGCTCCCTCGACTCCATGGAGATCTCCGGCACAGTGGTCATCGGCGAAGGCGAGATGGACGAAGCTCCCATGCTTTATATAGGTGAGAAACTGGGACGCGGCAACGGCCAGGAAGTGGATATCGCTGTCGACCCTCTCGAAGGAACCAATATCTGCGCCAAGGGCCTTAATGGCTCAATCGCAACGATTGCCCTGGCCCCTCGAGGCGGATTCCTGCACGCCCCCGACATGTACATGGAAAAAATTGCTGTTGGCCCGACGGCAAGAGGGGCCATCGACATCAACGAATCACCAACGGTCAACCTGCAAAGGGTTGCCGATGCGAAAAAATGCTATATTGAAGACCTCACCGTTGTGATTCTTGATCGGCCCCGGCATGATAAAATCGTCGATGAAATCCGTAAAGCTGGAGCTCGCATTCACCTGATCACCGACGGTGATGTCGCTCCGGCTATCGCTGCCGCAGTTGAAGGCAGCGGCGTAGACATGCTGCTTGGCATCGGTGGCGCTCCGGAAGGAGTTCTCGCTGCTGCGGCTTTGAAATGTATGGGCGGAGATATGCAGGGCAGACTGGTATTCATGAACGATGAAGAACGTGAACGCGCCAAAGGCATGGGCATTGACGACTTCGACAAAGTCTACCAATGCAACGAGATGGCCAATGGGGATGTTGTTTTCGCCGCAACCGGCGTGACCAGCGGCGAACTGCTACGTGGCACCCGCTACTACTCAGGAGGCGCAGAAACCCACTCTATCGTTATGCG
Proteins encoded in this window:
- a CDS encoding secondary thiamine-phosphate synthase enzyme YjbQ; this translates as MKTLQVRSNRQVEMIDISADVCKVIRETGVTEGLAVIFTHHTTAAITINENADPAVCHDLVMAINKIVPMQDAYRHLEGNSAAHLKSSLFGASETLIINNGELRLGTWQGIYFCEFDGPRQRQVQIQVISQ
- a CDS encoding DUF362 domain-containing protein encodes the protein MSHSVSLQALTDYDPARVQDALHLLLEPLGGISSFIKSGQKVLLKPNMLAGKTPEKAVTTHPEIVRQVILMAQSAGGHISVGDSPGLGKPENVARKCGIMDVIEETGVHFAPFEESVPITLKTGTFHHLEVAREALETDVIINLPKLKTHQMMGYTGAVKNLFGLVVGMRKVRLHLQAGTDKAFFALMLLELAERFQPALSIMDAVIAMEGNGPGNGDPVQLGALLASTTPIALDTIATAMVNLPEQRVWTQRVARESGREGVSINEIILQGADLSSLATTNFLAAKNSDVNFGLPTPVKNLLKNAITAQPGITGDCKKCGHCVTHCPPEAVSIDERGVQIDYGRCIRCFCCQELCPHGAIVTQQGVLLRLAEFIQGQRGNNDKTR
- a CDS encoding bacteriohemerythrin; this encodes MLFVWDEDYRTGIDEIDRDHKGLVNLINDLYEAMQDGSGGALLLPIFSALKRYTEDHFVKEERYMIECGAPDQSKHFQEHKRMAETLADLESRHRHGEAAISLQTLTFLRDWLKNHICVVDQAMAAKIKKQAERLDT
- a CDS encoding NifU family protein encodes the protein MKEKVQEVLELVRPALQADGGDVELVDVTDDGIVSVRLTGACGSCPMSTMTLKMGIERTLRDKLPEVKEVVQV
- a CDS encoding SAM-dependent methyltransferase, yielding MTSQVPPQENPTPLSALLLQQLKSSDGVRFAAFMEQALYHPEYGYYMAPRDRIGKSGDFFTSSSVNALFGRLVARQLMQMFTLLGGGAFQVVEQGAGEGHLAQDILDAIAEEAPELYSQLQYTLVEVSQDNRQRQSENLEKHIDRVAWCSTDDWSIASGCFLSNELVDAFPVQLVEKHDGQLQEVFVTTRDDAFVEELREPAGPELGEYFSWLGSSPVEGNRAEANLAAPAWMRHVGKRIEKGFAITIDYGYPVEELYAPYRRAGTLMCYHRHQADDNPYDRVGEKDITAHVDFTALQKAGCEVGLETLWFGEQYRFLLALGFFEELVKLEAAASDEKEARALRLTLKNLIMPEAGMGETFKVLVQGKNVGSPELSCSRAIGAIPFG
- a CDS encoding glycerophosphodiester phosphodiesterase family protein; its protein translation is MQRPFIWAHRGASKFAPENTMAAFSAAVELGADGLELDIHLSRDGIPVVIHDESLERTTDGQGLVADASLEQLQKLDAGGWFSPEFIRAPLPTLAEVLSAFTGKLSLNLELKEFSTGVEVLSLLRQHPDAEFIISSFDYDLLRGLRSLDEALPLAVLFEAGNWRQAVRFANEISACAFHPADNLVCRRMMSACRNLGLPVSVWTVDRPEQARSMLRMGVSGLFTNDPGALLSARPVLVSIL
- a CDS encoding rhodanese-like domain-containing protein, whose protein sequence is MRCKFVFSFVLLLILLPVYANAAVARNLSSQEAYAMVGQRGDLFLLDVRTFGEYQQARLDGARLIPIDQFVKRLAEVPKDRPVLVYCAVGSRSAQVVNYLARQGYPEIYNLSGGIYAWAQKGLPVLQGGP
- the glpX gene encoding class II fructose-bisphosphatase, whose translation is MDRNLALELIRVTEAAALSCGRWVGKGDKMAADDAATTAMRSSLDSMEISGTVVIGEGEMDEAPMLYIGEKLGRGNGQEVDIAVDPLEGTNICAKGLNGSIATIALAPRGGFLHAPDMYMEKIAVGPTARGAIDINESPTVNLQRVADAKKCYIEDLTVVILDRPRHDKIVDEIRKAGARIHLITDGDVAPAIAAAVEGSGVDMLLGIGGAPEGVLAAAALKCMGGDMQGRLVFMNDEERERAKGMGIDDFDKVYQCNEMANGDVVFAATGVTSGELLRGTRYYSGGAETHSIVMRSKTRTIRFVETRHTFDYKPKY